Below is a window of bacterium DNA.
TGGAGGCATTTAATGCAGATAGTTCATTACACTGAAATTGATCCTGAACCTGTCATAGCAGATAATGTAAAGGGTACTACAATCAGGTGGCTGATTTCAAAAGCAAAGGGTGCTCCTAATTTCGCAATGCGGTTTTTTGAAGTGGAACCAGGGGGCTTTACACCCCTTCATACTCATGATTGGGAGCATGAAGTGTTTATTATAAGCGGTAATGCAAGAGTCTGGAAGGATGGGCAGGAAGTTGAAGTTACGCCAGGCACTGCGATTTTTGTCCCTCCTATGGAGAAACACCAGTTTAAGAATACTGGTAATAAAACACTGCAAATACTTTGTCTTATCCCTGTTTATGCTGAAAAATAGTTACAGGTAATGTAAATGAATAAATCATTCTGGTTTTTTTCTGCAGTTATTATTTTTTCTTTAAGTAAGATATGTACAGGCCAGGTTATTGATCTTACACACAGAAAAGAGGTGTCAATTAATTTTGTATTTGTGAAAGGCGGCACTTTTGAGATGGGAGATTTGTGGGGGATGGGATTTAGTACCGATGAAAAACCTGTTCATGTTGTTAATGTCAGTTCTTTCTGGGTTAGTAATTGTGAAATAACAAATGAGATGTTTGCTGATTTTTTAAATGAAGCAGGCAATCCCGTTGAAAATGGCTCTCCATGGCTGGATATAAGAGATCCTGATTGTAAAATATTACTTAGAAAAGGTGTTTTCTATCCAAAAATCGGATATGAAAAACATCCTGTTGTAGAAGTAAGCTGGTTTGGAGCAAGGGCTTTTGCAAAATGGCTGGGCTGCAGGCTCCCAAAAGAAGCTGAGTGGGAATATGCTGCAAGAGATGAGGGCAAAAATATTCTCTTTCCTACAGGCAGGACATTAATTTTCAATCAGGCAAACATAAGCGGCGTAGCAGGGGATGATATTTATAAAAATACAGCGCCTGTGTGTTCCTTTCCTCCAAACAAACTTAAGATATTTGATTTTGCGGGTAATGTTTGGGAACTGTGTTCTGACTGGTACAGTGCATCATACTATGCTCACAGCGGGTATGATAATCCTGCGGGCCCTGATTCTGGAGCGGTCAAAGTCATACGCGGCGGATCATGGAAATATTCAAGGTGGAATTGCCGTACTGCAACAAGGGGAATGTTCCGGCCGGATGAGACACGCAATGATGTGGGTTTTAGAATAGTAAAAGATGTGAAACCTGAAGAACCGGGATATTAGAAATGCATTGCAGTAAAAGGGGCTATTATATCAGAGTTGAAAAATCTCTCAGTGTATCACTTCTGATTTTTATTATTATTTTTACTGTTTCAAAACATTATGGATCCGGTGAAATTTCCGGATTTCTGCAGATTAAAAAGATAGAGATAGACGTTGAGGAACTCCCCCCTATAACGCAAAAGAAAAAAACAGCGGAGATGCCCATGCTTCCCAGTGTTCCTATACCATCGGAAGATGAGCTGATTCCGGAAGATGAAACAATTGAAGATACGGATTTTAAAGAAGTTGATGATATACCTTCTCATGACAGCAAAGATTTTCCTGTAATTTCCAATAATATTGTCTTCAGGAAAACAACTGTCAAAGGGAAACAAATGAAATCAGGCTACGTAAAATTATTGGTCTTTGTAAATAAGTTCGGGCAGGTTGATAGTGTACGTGTAATTGAGAATACTACAAATTCCAGAAAGAAAGAAATGGTTGCTATTCGCAGGGCATATAGTACAAGCTATATTGACCAAATTCGCAAAAAACGGAAATCCAGGTGGATAGAGCGAGTTTTCAATTTTGATAGTCGGGAGCATTAAAAGAATGCGCAGGTATACTTATCTGTTTTTAATTTTTACTTTCCTGTTAAATGTTAAATTATCAGCACAGGATTTAAAAGTAAATAATGTAAAATTTACAGATCTTGGCGAAAAGATAATTATTACTTATGATTTACAGGGTGAAATTTGGAAAAAGTTTAAAGTTAATATTAAACTTTCTGATAATGGAGGCAGAAATTTTAAAATTATCCCCAGGGCTGTAACAGGTGATTTGGGAAATAGAGTAAAACCGGGTAAAAACAAGAAAATAGTCTGGGATTTATTTGAAGACTATCCGTATGGATTATTGGGTAATAATTTTATTTTCAAAGTTGAAGCGAAATACAAAAAAAAGAAGCCGCTTTACTGGATTTATCCTGTTGCTGCTTGTGTTGTTGTAACCCCCTTTTTATTATTCAGACATGTTGATAAGAGTGAGATTGTCATTGAAGTTCCTGCTTATTATTAGTTCGGAGATGTTGATTTGAAAAGAGTTTTTTACAGGTTTTTTATTGTTTTGATATTAACATTTATTAGCTGCTCTTCTATTATTGATCCTGAAAATTCAGGATCTGTACAACTTGTATTAATATCCGGCAGAATAGGGAAGATTTTATCGTCAATTAATACTGGTAATTCGTTGCGGAGAGTATCCTGCAGGATAGAACGTCGTGGATCTGTTTATTTTAATAAGGATCTGGAACTGCAGGGAGATTATTTCAAAGGAAGAATCAATAATCTGGATGTCGGGATAGGTTATGAAATATTTCTGTTGGGTTATGGAAGTAGCTCCAGATGTGATGTGTGTAGTTACAGAGATGGCATTAATATTAAAAAAGGATATGTTACATCAGTAACAATGGAATGGATAAAGTTTGTTTCAGAATTAGTCAGTCCTGTAAATGGTGAAATTGCAGATTCTTCCGTAATATGTTTTTCATGGAGAAAAGTGTCATGTGCATCTGATTATTATCTGCAGGTTGATGATGATTCTCTTTTTGTCTCTCCTTCTGTAAGTGTCCAATTAAGTGATACTTCCTATGCCTGGAAAATTAATTCATATAAAAAGACATATTACTGGAGAGTTGTTTGCCAATCAGGCAAATCTAATGGAGAATGGTCTGAAACAGGGAATTTCCGGTATGTCCCGAGCTCCGGAGTATAATTTATAAGAGAATATTTATGCATATAAAAAGATCAAAAGAGTTTACTATTTTGATGATTGCGTTAGTTGTAATTTTTGCAGGATGTTCTTCTGTAAAGCGCGTGATCTCAAGAGTCCCGGGCTTTCCGGATTATAAAAATGATAAAGATATGGCTGCACAGGCAGTAAGTAATCCTGGGTTTATCGGAAAGCTTGCAGGCAGAAGATTAAATATAAAAGGACAGACCAATATAGCATGCACTGTTGATGTTATTGACCCTGTACCTGACAATAAGCTTGGCCATGGAGAAACAATTACGTTTATTGTTACAGTACGTAATTTTTCCATGGATAGAATAATCCATCCTAAACTGGAAGTAAGTTTATATCTTAATGATAATCCCGATATCCTGAAGATAATTTTTTTAAATTCCCTTGATCCGGGAGAAAAGGCCGAGTTTAAAGAATATATCGAATGGCACAGAGATATTGCAGGTAAACTTATTAGATACAGGTTCAGAGTTTTTGACAATTTAACAAACAGTTCATCCCTTGTAATGGAAGAAGATATTCCATCTGCAAAATAGCTGATAATACTTAAAAAAAGTCCAAATTTTTATTTAAAACACGGAACTAACTTAAAAGTGCAACGTTAAATAATACGTTATACGTTTTAAATAATATATAAGCCATTCGCTGTTTAATCAAACAGGAGAGAGAGTTTAAAATGGAGGAAATTCAACGAGAGGTAAGATTATGATTGAGCTTCAGAATGTAACTAAAGACTATGGTTTAACCCGTGCTCTCGACGATGTATCTTTCTCTGTGAACAGGGGAGAGATAATAGGCTTTGTAGGCCCTAACGGAGCAGGGAAGACAACTGCAATGAAAATAATTACAACTTACAGCATGCCGACATCCGGAAAGATAACGGTAGGCGGATATGATGTTGTGGAAAATCCTTTTGAGGTGAGAAAGCTGATTGGCTATCTTCCTGAAACCGTGCCTCTTTACGATGACATGCTGGTTGATGAGTATCTCTCTTTTGTAGGAGAGGCACGCCATCTAAACGGTACTTTCAAGAAGCGAAGAGAGTGGGTAATTGATGCGTGCGGGCTGGAACCGGTTATTTATCGAAAAATAGGAGTTCTGTCAAAAGGGTACAAGCAGAGAACCTGCCTTGCACAGGCCCTTATTCACGACCCTGATGTATTGATACTTGATGAACCTACTTCAGGGCTTGACCCGCTTCAGATTATCGGAATCAGAAACCTGATAAAGGAGCTTGCTAAAAAGAAAACAATTATATTAAGCACTCACATTCTTCCTGAGGTGACTACAATCGCAGACCGTATACTTGTGATAAACAAAGGAAAGATTGTAGGGAACGGAAGTTTTGAAGAATTACGAGAGAGTGTTACAAAATACAGCATTATCTTCCTTAAAGTTAAAGGTAAAAAAAATCTGGTAGACAGCAGCCTGAAACAAATAAAACAAATACAAAAAATTGAATATAGTGACGATTCGTCAAAAGATACGGTGAGTTGTAAATTATATTATGAAACAGGTGCAGATATTATTCACGATTTGAACAAAATGATAAGAGATGAAAAGCTGGAAATAGAATCTCTTTATCAGGACAAACTTTCTCTTGAAGAGTCCTTTATAAAGCTCACTGCCCTTGGAAAAAGCACTGAGGATTTAACAGAGCAAGGAGGTATTAAGTGAATGATATAGGGATAATTTTCAGAAGAGAACTAAAAGCATATTTTTATTCTCCTATTGCGTATGTATTCAGTATAATATTTATCTTTCTTAATTCAAGTATCTACATGTTTCATCTTTTTTTCCTTGGCAATGCAGACATGCGTTCATTTTTTTCGACTCTTCCAATTATACTGGGGCTTGTATTCATACCTGCAGTGTCTATGAGATTATGGTCAGAAGAGAAAAAACTCGGTACTGTTCAACTCCTTCTTACATTGCCTATGAAGACAGAAAGTATTGTATTGGGTAAATTTTTTGCAAGTTTTATTTTTTACTGTGTTGCTTTGGCAGGAACTATAACAATTCCAATAGTACTGCTTTTCCTTGGTAATCCTGATTTGGGCCCGATAATCGGCGGTTATATCGGAGCAGTATTTCTTGGAGGATTTTTCCTTTCAGTAGGCATATTTATATCCAGCTTTTTTTCAGATCAGATTATCTCATTAATAATTACAAGCCTTGCACTTGGATTTCTTGCTTTAATAGGATGGCAGTATGTTCCCATGGTGATTGACGGCTGGATTCCGGGATTGGGCACTTTTCTATATAAATATATAGGGGTTACCAGGCATTTTAATGATATTGAACGCGGCGTGATAGACATTAAAAATATCATTTATTTTCTGTCCTATACTGCACTGTTCCTCTACTTAAACGCTAAAGTATTGGAAAGGAGAAAGTACTAACGATGAAAGTATTGAATAATAAGTTTACCACGACTTTTGTGGCAGGCACTCTGCTGCTTGCAGGTTGTGCAGTGCTGATTAATATGGTCTTTAATAATTTTCACGGAGGCAGATTTGATCTGACAGGAGATAGAATTTACACTATGAGTCCTTCAGTTACGAAAATTCTTTCAAAGTTAGAAGCGCCAATTGAAGTTACATACTACGTATCTTCGTCTGAAAAGATGCCGACACAGTGGAAAAACCTTGAAAGAGATGTGATAGATAAATTGAGAGAGCTAAAACTGGCATCAAGGGGGAAATTTAATTACAAGGTCTTTGACCCTTCCAAAGAAGAGGAGAAAGAGGCATATCAGGAAGATGTGCAAAAAGAGAAAGAAGCTAAAGGCCTTTTTGCAAAAAAACCAAAGAAGGTCCAAAGACAAAAGATTGCTGAAAGACTGTACGAAAAAGGTGTTATACCTATTGGTGTAAGAAGTACAAGCCGCGATGAAATTGCAGTAAAGAGGGTATACTCTTCTATAGTTCTGTCATATCTTGACAGGAAAGAGGATGTGATTTCTGAAGTTCGGCCGGAGAATTTCGGAAACCTTGAATACGAAATTATTTCCCGTGTTTACAAATTAATCTCCAGGAAAAAACCCGGAATAGCGTTTTACCCGGGTAAACCTGAAGCCCCTCAGCAGATGTACAGGTATTACGGACAGACTCCTCCCGACATGTATTCTAATGCAGTTAAACTTCTTAAAAAGGCCGGTTACAATGTAACAAGGACAAATATTACTGAAAAAGACCAGATTCCTGATGATATCAGTACTATGGTTCTGATGCTGGATCAACCCTTAAATGTCCGTCAGATGTTTGAGATTGACAAGCTTGTGCATAAGGGTGTTCATATTATAATGGCAGGGCAGCAGTACAATTACAGAATATATCCCTCAAGAACGCGTCCCGGCAAATTTGAAATTACAGGCATGTCTACCGGCCTGAATATCAGCGACTTAACAAAGAGCTACGGGATTGAACTGGGCAGTAATATGTTTATGGATGAAAATAGTGCATATATTCAGATACCTGTTTATCAGACCAGAAATATGGGAGGGCTGCAGTTTCGTGAGCAGAGAATGGAGCCTGTAAGAAAACCTGTAATAATTAAGATTAACCCTGAAAATATTAACAGAGACCTTTCAATCTCTAATAATATTGACGGCCTGTTTTTTATGTACGGATCAAGAATTTTATTAGATGAAAAAAAGATTAAAGAAGATTCTCTTTTTGAAAAAGTTCTTTTTACATCAAGCAAATATTCATGGACCGGAACAGGCAGAGGATGGGGGCCTGTAAATACAAATCCTCCGCAGAGAGGCAGTTTTCTCGGAAAGCAGCCTCTTGGTGTATACATCAAGGGCAAATTCAAAGCAAAATATCTGAATCAGGATGTTCCCCCGTGGAAAGCTTCTTCAGATAAGAATAATAATGATACTGCTTCCGTACAGGAAAAGATTACAGGAGAAGCAGTGCCGACACAGATTATTGCGATAGGCTGCAGCAATATGTTTAAGAATGATGTAATGCAGTATATTGACAGCCATCAAAAATTTCTTGTGAACTGCGTAGATGCTCTGACTCTTGGCGATGAATTGATAAATATTAGAGCAAAAAATGTAACGCCGAGAAGAATAAGAGAAATAAGCAGTGTGGGCAAGGCTGCAGCCAAAGCTTTTGTTCTGCTTTTTACTCCGCTTCTTTTTATAGCAGCAGGTATATATTTAACAATAAGGCGTAAACGTAGAGCATATAACAATTGATAATTTTCAAACAAAATATGAAAGAGGTGAGCTCAGATGAGTGAGAGAAATCTTAAAATATTCGGGATTGTGTTTTTATCTCTTCTCCTTATCTACATAATTACAAAACCGAGGAACCACAGTATAGATATTGACAAACTGGTTCAATCTGTTGTAATCGGAGTTGAACCGGAGGATGTCGGAAGTATTGAAGTTTACAGGGAATTGGGAGAGAATAAAAGCGCAAAAATTCTGTTTCTTAAGAAAGATAACCAATGGAGAATTGAGAGCCATTTTAACTGTAAAGCGGAGAGCAGCAGGATTTCAAGCCTGATTAACGATGTCCTGGAGATGACAGGTAAAGTACGTTCCTCTGATCCCGCCCGTTTTGACTTATATAAAATCGGCGACAGTGAGGGGATTCATCTTCTGTTAAAGGATAATGGAGGCAATCCTCTTGCCAATCTCATTATAGGAAAGAAACCTGAAGACCCGAGTTCCGGTTTTGTAAGGATTGCAGGAAGGAATAAGGTCTATTTTACTGATAAAAGCCTTCTTGCCAGTCTTGGTATTTATGGTGATATTGATACTTTGACAACCTTCAGTGTTGACAGGTTTGTTGACCTTGATGCTGTTACCCAGGATAGAAGCAAACTTGATATGGTTGGAGTTGTGAAAAATAGTAAGAAAGTGGTTGTGCGTCAGAAAGAAAAAGAGCAGCCGAAAGCAAAGAGTGATACTACAAAAGCTCCGGTTAAAAAGAAGGTATGGGTCCTTGTACGCGGGAAAAAAGAGGTCTCAATTGACCAGAATGAGGCAAAGAAATTTCTTGACAATGTTACAAAAATATCCGCTCAGGAAGTTGTTGATCGCCTCGGAGGTACATTTTCAGATTACAACAAGAGTGTAAAGTACGGATTTCAGAATTCAGCAAAGTACATTGTTTTCAGAAAATCTGACGGGACTCAGCAAGTCGTAGTCTTCGGGAAACCCTATGATAAAGATAAGGGCTTTTACATGCTTGTTAAATATGATGACGGGCTTGTATACAAGGTTTTAAAAAGTAAATGCGATGATATCTTTAAATGGATAAAGGAATTACCTGAAAAAGCAGTAAAAAAATAGTTTAGCTGGGGGCTGTATCAAAAGGTTCAAAAAAATAATTGCAATTCCTGCTATGGCGGAGGAAACAAATTTTTCGGTTCATGCTAAATTCAATCGTTCGCTTTGTTGATTAGCTCCTTGTGTTGATATTAGAAGTTTTTTGATACAGCCCGGTATCAATCATTCTGAAAGCATTTTTAAAAATATGTAAAAAGTTCTTGCTTATTTAATGATATTTGTATATACTAAAGAAAAAGAGATCCCCAAACTAAAAGACGTTTCTGATCTATGTTCTCAAAAGTGTTCAGCGCTGCTGTCCTCGGCATAGAAGGGTATATTGTCGAGGTTGAAACTCACCTTGAAAATGGACTACCAAGTATTGCAACAGTGGGGCTGCCTGAAGGTGCTGTCCGGGAATCAAAGGAAAGAGTTTGGGCGGCTATCAAAAATAGTGGTTTTTCCATACCGCGTAAACGGATGACAGTTAACCTTGCTCCTGCTGACATCAGGAAAGAGGGGTCTGCATTTGATCTTCCGATTGCGCTGGGAATACTGTATGCAAGTTCTCAGATATCGTCGGATATTTTTAATGAAACCGTAATACTCGGAGAACTTGCTCTTGATGGAAAAATCAGATCTGTCAGAGGTGCGTTGCCTATTGCAATAGCAGTAGGGCAGCACGAATTTAAGCGGGTAATTCTGCCTGCTGAAAATGCAAACGAAGCTGCAATAGCACGGGGGATTGATGTCTTTCCTGTAAAAAGCCTGAGAGAAGCTGTTGAAGTTCTTGAACAGGAAAATTCTCGGCATCCTTTTAAAGTAAATATTGATGAAATTTTTTCAGACAGCAGAAAATATAATGTTGATTTCAGTGATGTGAAGGGTCAGCAGCATGTTAAACGTGCTCTTGAAGTAGCAGCAAGCGGCGGGCATAATGTTCTTTTAATCGGGCCTCCGGGGTCAGGTAAAACAATGCTTGCAAAACGGATGGTTACAATTCTTCCTGATATGACTCTGGAAGAAGCTCTTGAAACGACTAAGATACATTCGGTTGCCGGAATTCTGCCTGAAGGGAAAGCCCTTGTTGCATCGAGGCCTTTCAGATCGCCGCATCATACAATCTCTGATGCAGGGTTAATCGGAGGGGGGCATATCCCGCGGCCTGGAGAGGTGAGTATTTCTCATCATGGTGTTCTTTTTTTGGATGAACTTCCGGAATTCAAAAAAAATGTGCTGGAAGTAATGCGCCAGCCCATGGAAGATGCAAAAGTAACTATTTCCCGCGCTGCACTATCTTTGACATATCCGGCAAATTTCATGCTTGTGGCTGCAATGAACCCGTGCCCGTGCGGGTATTTATCTGACCCCAATCATGAATGTACTTGTACGATTCCTATGATACAGCGTTACAGATCAAGAATTTCCGGGCCCTTGCTTGACAGAATGGATATACATGTTGAAGTCCCTGCAGTAAAATATAATGAACTTGCTGATAAAAGAGACGGCGAATCTTCCGAAAGAATTAGAGAAAGAGTTGTAAAAGCGAGAAAATATCAGCTGGAAAGATATGAAGGAACATCGATATTTTGTAATGCAGATATGACTGAAAAACATCTTAAAAAATATTGCATTATTGAAGGGCAGAGTGAAGGGCTGATGAAAAGAGCAATTGAAAAACTCGGTTTATCAGCAAGAGCATATACCAGGGTTTTAAAAGTTGCCAGGACAATAGCAGATCTTGAAGATAAAGAAAACATTGAAGTGCAGCACATAAGTGAAGCAATTCAATACAGAAGCCTTGACAGAGATTTTACTACTATGATGTAACAGGAATTTTACATGCCAATTGTAAATTATGAAGAAAGAGAAAATTTTGTTATTCTAAGAATAAACGAACCGAAGATTTTTCAGGAAAAGGTGTTTATTTTCAGAGAACAGATACTCAACATTATGAAAAATAACATAGATAAGTTTATTCTGGATTTATCGGAAGTGGAGGTTATCAACAGCTCGGGCCTGGGCGTTTTACTTTTAATGCATGACAGACTTGACAAGAAGAATGGTAAAATGGTTATATGTGGGCTTAACCCCCTTTTAAAAGAGCTTTTTAAGAGGATGAGGCTGAATGACATCTTTCAAATAGAAAATTCAGTAAAAGATGCCGAAGAGTTATTAAATTGAAATTTTGCAGGGTGTTTGGCTGTTTATAAAACAGTATTAAAAAACCCTGCAACCTCGTCCCAGCCTATAAAGAACCCGCATTACACGGTGGGTGTCCTCCTGAACGCTTTTTACTTCCACTCTAAG
It encodes the following:
- a CDS encoding cupin domain-containing protein produces the protein MQIVHYTEIDPEPVIADNVKGTTIRWLISKAKGAPNFAMRFFEVEPGGFTPLHTHDWEHEVFIISGNARVWKDGQEVEVTPGTAIFVPPMEKHQFKNTGNKTLQILCLIPVYAEK
- a CDS encoding formylglycine-generating enzyme family protein; this translates as MNKSFWFFSAVIIFSLSKICTGQVIDLTHRKEVSINFVFVKGGTFEMGDLWGMGFSTDEKPVHVVNVSSFWVSNCEITNEMFADFLNEAGNPVENGSPWLDIRDPDCKILLRKGVFYPKIGYEKHPVVEVSWFGARAFAKWLGCRLPKEAEWEYAARDEGKNILFPTGRTLIFNQANISGVAGDDIYKNTAPVCSFPPNKLKIFDFAGNVWELCSDWYSASYYAHSGYDNPAGPDSGAVKVIRGGSWKYSRWNCRTATRGMFRPDETRNDVGFRIVKDVKPEEPGY
- a CDS encoding ATP-binding cassette domain-containing protein, with translation MIELQNVTKDYGLTRALDDVSFSVNRGEIIGFVGPNGAGKTTAMKIITTYSMPTSGKITVGGYDVVENPFEVRKLIGYLPETVPLYDDMLVDEYLSFVGEARHLNGTFKKRREWVIDACGLEPVIYRKIGVLSKGYKQRTCLAQALIHDPDVLILDEPTSGLDPLQIIGIRNLIKELAKKKTIILSTHILPEVTTIADRILVINKGKIVGNGSFEELRESVTKYSIIFLKVKGKKNLVDSSLKQIKQIQKIEYSDDSSKDTVSCKLYYETGADIIHDLNKMIRDEKLEIESLYQDKLSLEESFIKLTALGKSTEDLTEQGGIK
- a CDS encoding ABC transporter permease subunit — encoded protein: MNDIGIIFRRELKAYFYSPIAYVFSIIFIFLNSSIYMFHLFFLGNADMRSFFSTLPIILGLVFIPAVSMRLWSEEKKLGTVQLLLTLPMKTESIVLGKFFASFIFYCVALAGTITIPIVLLFLGNPDLGPIIGGYIGAVFLGGFFLSVGIFISSFFSDQIISLIITSLALGFLALIGWQYVPMVIDGWIPGLGTFLYKYIGVTRHFNDIERGVIDIKNIIYFLSYTALFLYLNAKVLERRKY
- a CDS encoding GldG family protein; this translates as MKVLNNKFTTTFVAGTLLLAGCAVLINMVFNNFHGGRFDLTGDRIYTMSPSVTKILSKLEAPIEVTYYVSSSEKMPTQWKNLERDVIDKLRELKLASRGKFNYKVFDPSKEEEKEAYQEDVQKEKEAKGLFAKKPKKVQRQKIAERLYEKGVIPIGVRSTSRDEIAVKRVYSSIVLSYLDRKEDVISEVRPENFGNLEYEIISRVYKLISRKKPGIAFYPGKPEAPQQMYRYYGQTPPDMYSNAVKLLKKAGYNVTRTNITEKDQIPDDISTMVLMLDQPLNVRQMFEIDKLVHKGVHIIMAGQQYNYRIYPSRTRPGKFEITGMSTGLNISDLTKSYGIELGSNMFMDENSAYIQIPVYQTRNMGGLQFREQRMEPVRKPVIIKINPENINRDLSISNNIDGLFFMYGSRILLDEKKIKEDSLFEKVLFTSSKYSWTGTGRGWGPVNTNPPQRGSFLGKQPLGVYIKGKFKAKYLNQDVPPWKASSDKNNNDTASVQEKITGEAVPTQIIAIGCSNMFKNDVMQYIDSHQKFLVNCVDALTLGDELINIRAKNVTPRRIREISSVGKAAAKAFVLLFTPLLFIAAGIYLTIRRKRRAYNN
- a CDS encoding DUF4340 domain-containing protein; protein product: MSERNLKIFGIVFLSLLLIYIITKPRNHSIDIDKLVQSVVIGVEPEDVGSIEVYRELGENKSAKILFLKKDNQWRIESHFNCKAESSRISSLINDVLEMTGKVRSSDPARFDLYKIGDSEGIHLLLKDNGGNPLANLIIGKKPEDPSSGFVRIAGRNKVYFTDKSLLASLGIYGDIDTLTTFSVDRFVDLDAVTQDRSKLDMVGVVKNSKKVVVRQKEKEQPKAKSDTTKAPVKKKVWVLVRGKKEVSIDQNEAKKFLDNVTKISAQEVVDRLGGTFSDYNKSVKYGFQNSAKYIVFRKSDGTQQVVVFGKPYDKDKGFYMLVKYDDGLVYKVLKSKCDDIFKWIKELPEKAVKK
- a CDS encoding YifB family Mg chelatase-like AAA ATPase, which encodes MFSKVFSAAVLGIEGYIVEVETHLENGLPSIATVGLPEGAVRESKERVWAAIKNSGFSIPRKRMTVNLAPADIRKEGSAFDLPIALGILYASSQISSDIFNETVILGELALDGKIRSVRGALPIAIAVGQHEFKRVILPAENANEAAIARGIDVFPVKSLREAVEVLEQENSRHPFKVNIDEIFSDSRKYNVDFSDVKGQQHVKRALEVAASGGHNVLLIGPPGSGKTMLAKRMVTILPDMTLEEALETTKIHSVAGILPEGKALVASRPFRSPHHTISDAGLIGGGHIPRPGEVSISHHGVLFLDELPEFKKNVLEVMRQPMEDAKVTISRAALSLTYPANFMLVAAMNPCPCGYLSDPNHECTCTIPMIQRYRSRISGPLLDRMDIHVEVPAVKYNELADKRDGESSERIRERVVKARKYQLERYEGTSIFCNADMTEKHLKKYCIIEGQSEGLMKRAIEKLGLSARAYTRVLKVARTIADLEDKENIEVQHISEAIQYRSLDRDFTTMM
- a CDS encoding STAS domain-containing protein, yielding MPIVNYEERENFVILRINEPKIFQEKVFIFREQILNIMKNNIDKFILDLSEVEVINSSGLGVLLLMHDRLDKKNGKMVICGLNPLLKELFKRMRLNDIFQIENSVKDAEELLN